The region TTATTCCTCCTTGTACAATTATTTTTTTATATACTAAGTCCACCACTTACGTTTATTACTTCACCAGTAATATAACTTGATTCTTCACTCAGCAAAAAAGCAACTACATTAGCTACATCTTCGCCACTGCCAAGTCTTTTTAGAGATATTTTATCTGTTAAAAGCTTTTTTTGTATTATATTAAGGCTCTCAGTCATGTCTGTTTCAATAAATCCAGGGGCTACAGCGTTAACTCGGATATTTCTTGAACCAAGCTCCTTTGCTAAACTTTTTGTAAAACCTATTATACCAGCCTTTGAAGCAGCGTAATTGGATTGACCAGCATTTCCAAAAAGACCTATGATTGAGCTAATATTTACTATTACACCAAATTTCTGTTTTATCATATATTTTGCAGCAATTTTAGAACAATTAAAAGTTCCATACAAGTTTGTTTTCAATACTTTATCAAACTCATCCGCTTTCATTTTTATTATCAAATTGTCTGATACAATACCCGCATTATTTACTAAATAGTCAATTGTTTTGTACTTCTCAATAATCTGAGCAAATGCATTTTCAACTTCTTCATAATTTGAAACATCAAATTTCTTAATTTCACATTTACCCTGTTCTTTTTTTATTGTTTCACTTAATTTTATGGCTTGTTCTTCGCTTGTATTATAATTTATTATTACACTCAAGCCTTTTTTTGCAAGCTCTATTGCGATAGCTGCTCCTATGCCTTTTGAGGCACCACTAATAACTGCTATACTGCCTTTGTAACCCATACGCTTTCTCTAAATGTATTATAGCTTTTTAAATCAAAAATTCCACTAATATTTACATTTTTTACATTTCTTTTCAACATTACAGACAATACATCTTTAGGACCGCATTCAACGATTAATTCTATAGGATAACTCAAAGCTTTATTTACATTATCAATCCATCTTACAGGCTTGGCTATTTGATCGAGCAATGATTGTTTTATTTCTTGTGGAGATTTAATAATATTTGAATTAACATTTTCTATGATAATTTTGTTAGTAGGATTTATTTTTATGCTATCAAGTACCTTTTGCATCTTTTCTACAACCGGTTCCATTAATTTGCAATGAAATGGTGCAGATACATCAAGCATAATTGTTTTACCTAAATTGTTTTCTTTTATAAGTGATTGAAGCTTCGCAATACCTTTTTTGTAGCCAGAAACTATAATTTGAGTTGGAGCATTGTAATTTGCTATATCACAATAAAAATCTTTATCTTTAGAAATTTCTTTGCATAAATCTTCAACTTCTTTTATGTTATTGCCTATTACAGCCATCATTGCACCAAGACCAACACTTACAGCTTCCTGCATATATTTGCCACGATTGTAAACTGCAAAAACAGCATCTTCTAGCTCCAAAGAACCGGCAGCAACAAGACTTGAATACTGTCCCAAAGAGTGTCCTGCGCTTATATCAAAATCAAAACCTAACTCTGATTTTAAAAGTTCAAAAATTGCAATTGATGCTGTTAGTATTGCTGGCTGGGCATTTTGGGTTAAAACCAGCTCGCTTGAAGGTCCATTAAACATCAAATTACTTAAATTGAAAGATAGTGATTCATTAGCTTTTTTTACAACTTTTTTTACTATATCAAAATTATCATATAAATCTTTTATCATTCCTACAAACTGTGAACCCTGCCCGGTAAAAATCAAAAATTTCATATCAGGTTCCAAGTGCATTCAAATTCTCCAATGTTTTTTTTGCCTGATTGATTATATCATTTATAATTTCTTTAACAGGCTTTATGTCTTTTACTAAACCAGAAATTTGACCTGCCATTACACTTCCATTTTCCACATCTCCATCTACCACAGCCAGTCTAAGCTTCCCAGAACCTAATTTTTCGATTTCTTCAATTGATGCTTCTTGTTTTTCTAATTTTTCAAATTCTCTTGCAAGCTTATTTCTAATAATTCTAACGGGGTGTCCGGTGGATAGTCCAGTTACTACTGTATCGCGATCTTTTGCCTTAATTATAGCCTGTTTGTAATT is a window of Desulfurella sp. DNA encoding:
- the fabG gene encoding 3-oxoacyl-[acyl-carrier-protein] reductase; translation: MGYKGSIAVISGASKGIGAAIAIELAKKGLSVIINYNTSEEQAIKLSETIKKEQGKCEIKKFDVSNYEEVENAFAQIIEKYKTIDYLVNNAGIVSDNLIIKMKADEFDKVLKTNLYGTFNCSKIAAKYMIKQKFGVIVNISSIIGLFGNAGQSNYAASKAGIIGFTKSLAKELGSRNIRVNAVAPGFIETDMTESLNIIQKKLLTDKISLKRLGSGEDVANVVAFLLSEESSYITGEVINVSGGLSI
- the fabD gene encoding ACP S-malonyltransferase, which codes for MHLEPDMKFLIFTGQGSQFVGMIKDLYDNFDIVKKVVKKANESLSFNLSNLMFNGPSSELVLTQNAQPAILTASIAIFELLKSELGFDFDISAGHSLGQYSSLVAAGSLELEDAVFAVYNRGKYMQEAVSVGLGAMMAVIGNNIKEVEDLCKEISKDKDFYCDIANYNAPTQIIVSGYKKGIAKLQSLIKENNLGKTIMLDVSAPFHCKLMEPVVEKMQKVLDSIKINPTNKIIIENVNSNIIKSPQEIKQSLLDQIAKPVRWIDNVNKALSYPIELIVECGPKDVLSVMLKRNVKNVNISGIFDLKSYNTFRESVWVTKAV